From one Pristis pectinata isolate sPriPec2 chromosome 14, sPriPec2.1.pri, whole genome shotgun sequence genomic stretch:
- the rep15 gene encoding rab15 effector protein — protein MTSNIIKDFLKIPEKFYIVQQFNQCIIFASQRVKEYFGFQDPEGKIKLSNSMLTDIFLMTYINRSIQCKLTESISCTRMTEEQAILLGIDWVWAVYDLPSKNPKLQVAVQVIHMDKKEEVEEKKFKISESMKMAKAESINKTNHEKIADFCSSIGRDCYGLFLFFGHKGDPKSICGVLSNDFHVRLGNGHELDNTFLLEIIEKAKTVVTPGRMLELILQKDGLPEDLKPICVKFTQ, from the coding sequence ATGACCTCTAATATCATAAAGGATTTCCTAAAAATACCAGAGAAGTTTTACATTGTTCAACAGTTCAACCAGTGCATCATTTTTGCGTCACAGAGAGTCAAAGAGTACTTTGGGTTCCAGGACCCTGAGGGCAAAATTAAGTTAAGTAATTCCATGCTGACTGATATCTTCCTAATGACCTACATTAACCGGAGTATACAGTGTAAGCTCACCGAATCGATCAGTTGTACGAGGATGACTGAAGAGCAAGCCATCTTGCTGGGCATTGACTGGGTGTGGGCTGTGTACGACTTACCCTCGAAAAACCCCAAGCTGCAGGTTGCGGTGCAGGTTATTCACATGGACAAGAAGGAagaggtggaggagaagaagttTAAGATCTCTGAATCCATGAAAATGGCAAAGGCAGAGTCGATCAATAAAACCAACCATGAGAAGATTGCTGATTTCTGCTCCTCCATCGGCAGAGATTGCTATGGACTCTTCCTCTTCTTTGGGCACAAGGGAGACCCAAAATCAATCTGTGGAGTCCTCAGCAATGACTTCCATGTGCGCTTGGGAAATGGCCACGAGCTTGACAACACTTTCCTGCTGGAAATCATCGAGAAGGCCAAGACTGTCGTCACTCCGGGGAGAATGTTGGAGCTAATCCTTCAGAAAGATGGTCTGCCGGAGGACTTAAAGCCAATCTGTGTCAAGTTCACTCAGTGA